ATATGTACTGGCAGAGCTCGGGCGTGTTCCAGGCCGCATGCAGCCATCCCGAGGATCGCAACCTGGTGGGTTCGGGATTTGATTACCTGCTGGCCTACTGGGTCAATGTCTACTACGGCGTGTTGCCCGGAGAGGGGCCCTACGATGACGACGACGACGTGCCTGATGACGACGATGATGATGTGTCCGACGATGACGAGGAAGACGATGACCAAGCTGGCGATGACGACGATGACCGCGATGCAAAGTGCTGCGGTTGAATTTTGATAAGAGGAAATATTTCCGGCGCTGTGCTATAGAATTCTGAAGACACCGCCCGCTCGATCAGATCAAGTTAAGGAGGCCCGATGTCCCGTATCAGCCTGTTCAAGTTGCTGCCGTTGCTGTGCGTGGCGCTGTTGCTCACGCTGTGCATTGCCTGCGAATCAGGCGACGATGACGACGACGACCAGGCGCCTCCCGATGCCGTGAGCAGCGCCAGCCCGGACGTAGTGTCGGCCCAACTGGGCGGCATGCACTCGGGGTGGGGCAACGCCGACTGCGCCGGGTGCCATGGACAGATGCACTACGATGGTTTTCTCGACGGCGAGTGCGTGACCTGCCACGGTTCCAACGGCGCGCCGTTGCGGCCCGCCGGACACGCCCTTGACCAATGCTCGAGCTGCCACGCGGGGAGCCATGCGGCGCTCAATTTCGTGGACGAACGCCACTGCACGGCCTGCCACAAGTTCGACCCGCAGATCCAGTGCCCGGCAGAGCAAGACGTCGACGTGGTGGTGATCGGCGCGGGCGGCGGCGGCGTGGCTGCCGCGGCAGCCCTGGCGCTGGCCGGGATGGACGTGGTGCTGATCGAGAAGCACTACAAGGTCGGCGGTTACATGACCACCTTCCAGCGCGACGGCTACACCTTCGAGGCTTCGCTGCACGCCATGAGCGGCCTGGGCGAGGGCGGCTCGACCCGCGCGATGTTCGAGGACCTGGACATCATGCATCGCATAAATCCGATTTTGTGCGACCCGACCTACCGCGCGGTCTTTCCCGGAGTCGACGTGCTGGTGCCCGGAGACATCTGGGAGTATCGCAAGCTGCTGATCGAGAGCTATCCCGACGAGGAAGACGGGATCGTCGAGCTGTTCGAGGACATGCGCCGTTGCAGCAGGGCGCTACAAGAGCTGATGGCCTTGGGCGATGGCGTAACCATCGAAGAGATTTTTAAGCTGGTCAACGATCTGCCCTACGCGATCAATCTGCTGCGCTACATGGACATGCCGCTGGCCGAGATGGTCGGCCAGTACATTAACGATCCTGAGCTGGTCGGACTGTTCGAACAATTAGTAACCTACATCGGCCTGGGCCCCTCCGAGCTGCAGGCGCTGTACTTCGTTACGATGTGGGGCGGCTACCACCTCGAGGGCTTCTACTATTTCGAGGGTGGGTCGGCCACCATCACCGAGGGGCTGGCGCAGGTGTTCCTTGAGAACGGCGGCAGCCTGCGGCTGAACACCACCGCTACCAAGATTGTGATCCAGGACGGCCGCGCGGTGCAGGTGCAGACCGCGGACGACGCTTGCTACAACACGCGCTACGTGGTCTCCAACGCCAACGCTTGGTCCACACTGCTGGGCATGGTCGGCGAGGAATATCTCCCCGCCGATTACGTGCAGAAGCTCAAGGGCATGACCCTGGGCGTGGCCACGCTGCAGGTTTTCATGGGCGTGGATTACGATTACAACGACCTGTTCCAGGGCTCGCACGAGCTGATGGTCAACGAGTCCAACGATATGGACGTTAACTTCCAGTATTCCTCCAGCGGTGATCTGGAAAACACGTTCTTCATTATCTCCAACTACTCCAAGGTCGATCCGGGCTTCGCGCCCGAGGGTAAGAGCTCGATCTCGCTCACGACCTATCTGCCCTACGACATCGACCAACGCTGGGGATTCGACGAGGGCTACGAGGAGTACCTGGAGTACCGCGAGAACGTGGCGCAGGTGTTGATCGCACGCGCAGAGGAATATTTGCCCGGACTGTCTGAACACATCGAGGTCTTGGAGATCGGCACGCCGGTGACCAACGAGCTGTTCAGTTTCAACCCGGCGGGCACGATCCTGGGTTGGGCCAATACCGTGGACCAGGGCACGTTGCGCAGGCTGCAGCAGCAGACACCGATCGAGAACCTCTATCTTGCCGGCGCCTATACTTTCCCCGGCGGCGGGCAGTCCGCAGTGCTCAGCTCGGGCCAGACCGCGGCATCGATGATCCTCGAGGCTGAGGCGGATCAATAATCGATCAATAGACCAAGCCCTTTTCTTTAGATCGGCTGCGGGAGGAGCGCATCTTTCCGCGTTGTTGCTGAACAAATCAAATTAGAAAATCGGAATGTCGAGCGAATACATGACGCATGTCATGTTTACCGTGTGGGTATCGTTTTATCTTTATTCTCGATGGATTGAAACTATTCGCCCACGCCGATCAAAGCGACGCGGCAAACCGGAGCATAAATCATGAGCGCTGAAATACAGACACAATTGGACGAACTCAAGGCTGCGGTGGCTCAGACCGGGACCGGCCAGCAGAACAAGCTGTCGATGGTCGTCTTTTCCGGCGATCTGGATAAACTGATGGCGGCGATGATCATCGCCACGGGCGCGGCGGCCATGGGCATGCAGGTCGTGCAGTTCTTCACATTCTGGGGAACGACCGCCCTGCGCAAGCCCCAGGGCAAGGTGCGCGGCAAGGACCTGATGTCCAAGATGTTCGGCATGCTGCTCCCCAAGGGGCGCAACAAAACGAAACTCTCGCAGATGAACATGGCCGGCATGGGCACCGCGATGATGAAGGACCTGATGAAGAAGAAGAACGCGCCGAGCCTCGACCAGCTGTTCGAGATGGCGGCGATGCTCGGCATCAAGATCAAGGTCTGCGAAATGTCGATGGACCTGATGGGCTTCAAGCGCGAGGAGATCATCGAATACCCCGATCTGGACTACTGCGGGGTGGCCACGTTCCTCGCCGAGGCCAAAGATTCAAAAATCCAGCTTTTCATCTAATTCGCAAGGAGCCGAGAGATGCCAGATTATGCAGTAACCAAGACGGTAGATTACAAGGGCCTGCCCTGTCCGATGCCCGTGGTCAAGATCAGCCAGGATATCAGCTCGGTCCAGACCGGCGAGGTGATCGAGGTGCTGACCACCGATCCGGGATCGCTTTCCGATTTCCCGGCCTGGGCCCAGACCACCGGGCACGAGATAGTCGAGACCAAGCAAGAGGCCGGGATGATCCGCATCTTTGTCAAGCGCCTGAAATAGACCGCGGGCGAGCCGACGATGATCGACAAGCTCTTCTATTTTGTGACCGTCCCGATGGTTTACCTGGCGGTGGCCTGGGCGATCGTCGGTATAATCATCCGCGCGGTCCAGATCTGGCGCAGACCGCGGCACCCGTTCACGCTCAAGGTCTTTGAGCAGCGCAGCACGCTGCTTGGCCGCATGCCGCTGATCGGAGCGATCGTCGACGTCTTTACCATGCCCACGGTGCGCAAACATCAGCCGCTGTTCTGGGTCTTTCTCGGACTGTTCCATCTGGCGCTGCTGGCGCTGCTCGTTGCGCACCTGGACCTGCTGCCGCAGATCAACATCATGCCTACCGGGTCCAAGCACATGCTGGGATACGGCGGCGTGGGCGTGGTGCTGACCGTGTCCGTGCTGTACTTCATGTGGCGCAGGTTCCGCAGCCCGGTACGCGAGATCAGCGTGCCCGCCGACTACCTGCTGCTGCTGTTGCTGTTCCTGATCTTTATCACCGGCGACACGATTAGTTGGGCCAACTCCTGGAACAGCGGCGGGTTCGTGATCGGCAAGCCCGAGTTTGCGGCCTACCTCGATGGTCTGGTCAAGTTCACGTTCGACAATCCGCGCGACGTGCTCTACGGCTCGCACTACGTGGTGGTGGTACTCCACGTGCTGTTGGCCAACCTGCTGTTGCTGCTGCTGCCTTTTAGCAAGGTGATGCACTTCTTCTTCGCGCTGCCGATGAACAAGCTTCGCAGGGGATGACCATGGAAGACGACCAGAGACAGGAACTGCTGAAGCTGTTCCGCGAGCGGCTGACCTCCGCGGTGCGGATGTACATGGAGAACTGCACGCGTTGTGGCCTGTGCATCGAGGCCTGCCACGCCTATGCCTCGTCGCCCGAGACCCGCTACAGCGCGGTTGGCCGCGCACAGAACATCCGCCGACTGTTCGACCGCTACTTCAAGCTCAGCGGCAAGCTGGCCCCGGCGCTGAACGAGGCGATCGATCTGGACGACGGTTGGCTGGACAAGATCTACGAGACGGCCTACACCTGCACCGGCTGCCGCCGCTGCATGACCTATTGCCCGTTCGGTATCGATACCCAGACGATCCAGGGCATTGCCAAGATGCTGCTGATCGGCTCGGACAAAGAGCCCAAGGTGCTGAGCATGCTCTCGGACATGTCGATCGCCAAAGGCCAGAACATCGAGCAGACCAAGCAGACCTTTGCCCAGGCCGTGCACAATCTCGAGTCCGAGGTGCTCGATATGTGGCGCAGCGAAGGCGGGCAAGAGGCCGTGCCGCTGGACGTGATGGGCGCCAACGTGCTCTACGTGGCGCTGGCCGGCAAACACTCGATGATTCCCGCGGCAGCGATTATGAACGCGGCGCAGGAGAAGTGGTCGCTGTCCTACTTCGAGGCGGTCAACTTCGGCGCGTTCGTGGGCAACCCTCAGAAGACCCGTGAGATCTCGCAGCGGATTATCGACGAGGCCGTGCGCCTGGGCGTCAAAGAGGTGGCGATCTGCGAGTGCGGCACTGCCTACCGCGTGATGAAACAACAGATGGGCGAGCTGCCCTTCGAGGTGATCTCGTTCGTCGAGCTGATGGCGCGCTATTTGCGCGAGGGGCGGATCAAGGTCGATCGCAGCAAGATCGAGGGACGGCTGACCTACCACGACCCGTGTCAGATCGCGCGCAACGGCGGAATCTACGAGGATCCGCGCTACATCATTGAACAGCTCACCGGCGAGTTCGTCGAGATGCAGCCCAACCGCGCAGCCAACTGGTGTTGCGGCGGGGGCGGAGGCCTGGTGGCGATGGGCGAAAAGGACTTCCGCATGAAATCGGCAAAGGTCAAGGCCGACCAAGTGCGCGATACCGGCGCCAAGGTGCTGGCCACTGCCTGCGAGAACTGCCACACGCAGCTTTCAGACCTCAACGAGCATTATCAGCTGGACGTCAAGGTCGAGTACCTGTCGAACTTGGTGGCCGAGGCGCTGGTTCAGGATTAATTAAAGCTGTTACCAGATGAACGCCTTGCGGAACAGGAACCGTAAGATGTAGGGCACTTGTGTCAGCTTGTTCGGCAGCAGACGTGCGATGCGCCACAGGCGGACCGGCGAGGCGTAAAAACGGATGAACGCCCAGCGCTTAAGCCGGCGGATCTTGTGCTCGGGAACGTCGGTGAGGTTGACAGAAGTCGAGAGCAGGTTGAACTGGTCGAAATCTTCAGGCACCAGTCCGTGGTCGCGCACTGCCAAATCGTACAGCTCGGTATTTTTAAACGGGATCACGCGCAGGAACGTGGCCGAGTGCAGTTTCGATTTCACGGCCAGCCGCACCGTTGATTTCATCTCCTCATAGGTCTCGGTGGGAAATCCGATCATGAACGCGCCGTTGGTCAGCACCCCCAAGTCCGAGGCCGCGGACACAATTTTGAGCACCTTGTCGATATCGAGATCTTTCTTAATGTATTTTTGCAGCCGCGCGCTTCCGGTCTCAAAGGCGAACATGCAGCGGTACATGCCGGCCTGTTTGAGCAATCGCAAGGCCTCAACGTCCATCCGATCGCCGCGCAAACCCGAGGGAAACGACAGCGTAATTCCCAGTTTGCGGCGAATTACTTCGCGCGCGAAATTCTTGGTGCGCTCCAAGTCGAGGTTGAATATGTCGTCCATCACCACGAACTCGCGGATGTTAAAGTCGGCCATCAG
Above is a window of Candidatus Alcyoniella australis DNA encoding:
- a CDS encoding sulfurtransferase TusA family protein, with amino-acid sequence MPDYAVTKTVDYKGLPCPMPVVKISQDISSVQTGEVIEVLTTDPGSLSDFPAWAQTTGHEIVETKQEAGMIRIFVKRLK
- a CDS encoding FAD-dependent oxidoreductase, whose protein sequence is MSRISLFKLLPLLCVALLLTLCIACESGDDDDDDQAPPDAVSSASPDVVSAQLGGMHSGWGNADCAGCHGQMHYDGFLDGECVTCHGSNGAPLRPAGHALDQCSSCHAGSHAALNFVDERHCTACHKFDPQIQCPAEQDVDVVVIGAGGGGVAAAAALALAGMDVVLIEKHYKVGGYMTTFQRDGYTFEASLHAMSGLGEGGSTRAMFEDLDIMHRINPILCDPTYRAVFPGVDVLVPGDIWEYRKLLIESYPDEEDGIVELFEDMRRCSRALQELMALGDGVTIEEIFKLVNDLPYAINLLRYMDMPLAEMVGQYINDPELVGLFEQLVTYIGLGPSELQALYFVTMWGGYHLEGFYYFEGGSATITEGLAQVFLENGGSLRLNTTATKIVIQDGRAVQVQTADDACYNTRYVVSNANAWSTLLGMVGEEYLPADYVQKLKGMTLGVATLQVFMGVDYDYNDLFQGSHELMVNESNDMDVNFQYSSSGDLENTFFIISNYSKVDPGFAPEGKSSISLTTYLPYDIDQRWGFDEGYEEYLEYRENVAQVLIARAEEYLPGLSEHIEVLEIGTPVTNELFSFNPAGTILGWANTVDQGTLRRLQQQTPIENLYLAGAYTFPGGGQSAVLSSGQTAASMILEAEADQ
- a CDS encoding respiratory nitrate reductase subunit gamma, whose amino-acid sequence is MIDKLFYFVTVPMVYLAVAWAIVGIIIRAVQIWRRPRHPFTLKVFEQRSTLLGRMPLIGAIVDVFTMPTVRKHQPLFWVFLGLFHLALLALLVAHLDLLPQINIMPTGSKHMLGYGGVGVVLTVSVLYFMWRRFRSPVREISVPADYLLLLLLFLIFITGDTISWANSWNSGGFVIGKPEFAAYLDGLVKFTFDNPRDVLYGSHYVVVVLHVLLANLLLLLLPFSKVMHFFFALPMNKLRRG
- a CDS encoding (Fe-S)-binding protein is translated as MEDDQRQELLKLFRERLTSAVRMYMENCTRCGLCIEACHAYASSPETRYSAVGRAQNIRRLFDRYFKLSGKLAPALNEAIDLDDGWLDKIYETAYTCTGCRRCMTYCPFGIDTQTIQGIAKMLLIGSDKEPKVLSMLSDMSIAKGQNIEQTKQTFAQAVHNLESEVLDMWRSEGGQEAVPLDVMGANVLYVALAGKHSMIPAAAIMNAAQEKWSLSYFEAVNFGAFVGNPQKTREISQRIIDEAVRLGVKEVAICECGTAYRVMKQQMGELPFEVISFVELMARYLREGRIKVDRSKIEGRLTYHDPCQIARNGGIYEDPRYIIEQLTGEFVEMQPNRAANWCCGGGGGLVAMGEKDFRMKSAKVKADQVRDTGAKVLATACENCHTQLSDLNEHYQLDVKVEYLSNLVAEALVQD
- a CDS encoding DsrE/DsrF/DrsH-like family protein, which encodes MSAEIQTQLDELKAAVAQTGTGQQNKLSMVVFSGDLDKLMAAMIIATGAAAMGMQVVQFFTFWGTTALRKPQGKVRGKDLMSKMFGMLLPKGRNKTKLSQMNMAGMGTAMMKDLMKKKNAPSLDQLFEMAAMLGIKIKVCEMSMDLMGFKREEIIEYPDLDYCGVATFLAEAKDSKIQLFI